The proteins below come from a single Sorghum bicolor cultivar BTx623 chromosome 4, Sorghum_bicolor_NCBIv3, whole genome shotgun sequence genomic window:
- the LOC110434439 gene encoding uncharacterized protein LOC110434439 yields the protein MAPGKTNPSQSERARRQLRDAKGKFTLPSSSVVASDLRGAVQPCTPASALPRTCWAAKQAGTPSSSVAHRQHQFAPIQVDSSTSSSDYSTCDEKDDHDSVTCACCVKLKERDTKYSRKLQKLEQIIYQLKCHVKELKKKK from the exons ATGGCTCCAGGTAAGACCAATCCGTCGCAGTCAGAGCGTGCGCGCCGCCAGTTGCGGGATGCGAAGGGTAAGTTCACCTTGCCCTCGTCGTCGGTGGTGGCGAGTGATCTCCGGGGTGCTGTACAGCCCTGTACCCCTGCCTCGGCACTGCCGCGTACTTGCTGGGCCGCCAAACAGGCCGGGACCCCATCCTCGTCGGTGGCACATCGACAGCATCAATTTGCACCTATCCAGGTGGATAGCAGCACCTCGTCGTCCGATTACTCCACTTGTGATGAGAAAGACGATCATGACTCTGTG ACTTGCGCTTGTTGTGTGAAGCTGAAGGAGCGGGACACCAAGTACAGCAGGAAACTTCAGAAATTGGAACAGATCATCTACCAGCTGAAGTGTCATGTCAAGGAACTGAAAAAGAAGAAGTAG